A segment of the Meiothermus cerbereus DSM 11376 genome:
CTGGGCGCTGGTCTCAACATACCACTGGGCCAGCTCCATCATGTATTCGATGCCGGTACGCACAGTATGCACGTTTTTGATATGCCCATTCAGGCAGTGGCCCGCGTACATATTGCCGGTGGTGGAGTCTTCCCAGCCCGGCACCACGATGGGCAGGTTTTTCTCGGCAGCCGCCACCATCCAGCTATCCTTGGGGTCAATCTGGTAGTACTGCTCGAGCTTCCCCGAGCGAATAATCCGATACAAAAACTCGTGTGGAAAGTAGCGCTCCCCTGCCCTATCGGCGGCTTCCCACTCCTCCAGCAGGGCCGCCTCGAGCCGCCGCATGGCCTCCATCTCGGGGATGCAGGTATCGGTGACCCGGTTGAGGTGGCGCTCCAGCAACCTTTGCTCGTCCTGGGCGGTGAGTTCGCGCCAGTTGGGAATGCGCTCGTAGTGGTGGTGGGCCACCAGGTTGAAGAGGTCTTCTTCCAGGTTTGCGCCGGTGCAGCTGATAGCATGCACCTTGTCCTGGCGGATCATCTCGGCCAGCGAGAGGCCCAGCTCGGCGGTGCTCATTGCCCCGGCCAGCGTGACCATCATCACCCCGCCTTGCTCGAGGTGGACACGATAGGCTTCGGCGGCATCCACCAAGGTAGCCGCGTTGAAGTGCCGGAAGTGATGCTTTAGGAACCTCGAGATTTCTCCGTTTGCCATAGGGTACCTCCATGCTCGCGGGGTGGGCGAATATGGCTCCCCCCTTCGGCCTTGGGTGTGCCGTGCGCCGGAGTACCGCAGGCCCCAAACGCCTGCTCAGCTCCGCCTGCAAGTGTACCCAAGTCCAGCACGAATTCAAGACCTCGAGCGGCCTGCTTATGCAAAACAGCCCAGGGGCCGCTGTGTACTTAGAGGATACCCGCGGCTGTTATCTATCCAAATAAAGCGGCTGCTATGGTAATCACCCTCACTTCACCCTGGGGCCTACCTGGCATAAGGTTTGACCTGTGAACGACCTTGCTTCCAGAGCCGATATCGCAGTAGTGGTCGATGCTTTTTATGCCAAAGCCATCCAGGACGAACAAATCGGCTATTTGTTCGAGGGCCTGGACTTAATGAACCACCTGCCCGTCATCCACGACTTCTGGGAAAACATCTTATGGCGCACCGGCGCGTATAAGGGTGGCATGATGTACAAGCACCTGTTACTAAACGCCCGCAAGCCGCTTACGCTCGAGCACTTCGAGCGCTGGCTCGAGCTGTTCACCCAGACTGTCGATGCACACTACAAGGGTCCCAATGCCAGCACCATGAAGCAACTGGCACATTCAATAGCCCGTACCATTTACGCTCGAGTTTCCCAGCAAAGTAGCGTCCCGATGGGCGTTCAGGATGCCCCTAGCGAAACCAGCGCAGGAGCAGGCTAAGCAGCAGGCTCAAGACCAGGCTAACCAGCAGCATGGAGGTGAGGGGAAAGTACAAGCGAAAACCCTCGCGCTCGATGCGAATGTCTCCAGGCAGGCGGCCAAACCAGCCCAGAAGCCCAGGGGCATACAGCCACGTCAGGCCCAGAACCACCAGCACCAGGCCCAACACCAGCAGCAAGCGCCCAACTTCCATGCTCTAATGATAGCCCAGTTCCCGCAGGGCTTCGGGATCCTTACGCCAGTTGGGGTAAACCTTGACCTGCAAATCCAGGTAGACCTTGCGCGATAAAAAGACCTCGAGCTGCTTGCGGGCCGCCGCCCCAATTTCCTTGAGCTTTCGCCCACCCTCTCCAATCAGGATGGGCTTGTGGTTCTCGCGCTCGACGTAGATATTCACCTGGATGTAAAACATTCCCCCGC
Coding sequences within it:
- a CDS encoding deoxyhypusine synthase family protein: MANGEISRFLKHHFRHFNAATLVDAAEAYRVHLEQGGVMMVTLAGAMSTAELGLSLAEMIRQDKVHAISCTGANLEEDLFNLVAHHHYERIPNWRELTAQDEQRLLERHLNRVTDTCIPEMEAMRRLEAALLEEWEAADRAGERYFPHEFLYRIIRSGKLEQYYQIDPKDSWMVAAAEKNLPIVVPGWEDSTTGNMYAGHCLNGHIKNVHTVRTGIEYMMELAQWYVETSAQHSIGFFQIGGGIAGDFPICVVPMLHQDMQRPDVPVWGYFCQISDSTTSYGSYSGAVPNEKITWGKLAVDTPKFIIESDASIVAPLMFALVLGW
- a CDS encoding group III truncated hemoglobin, whose protein sequence is MNDLASRADIAVVVDAFYAKAIQDEQIGYLFEGLDLMNHLPVIHDFWENILWRTGAYKGGMMYKHLLLNARKPLTLEHFERWLELFTQTVDAHYKGPNASTMKQLAHSIARTIYARVSQQSSVPMGVQDAPSETSAGAG
- a CDS encoding DUF2905 domain-containing protein — translated: MEVGRLLLVLGLVLVVLGLTWLYAPGLLGWFGRLPGDIRIEREGFRLYFPLTSMLLVSLVLSLLLSLLLRWFR